The Cloacibacterium sp. TD35 region GGTAAGCACTTTTCCACCCAGTTCATTTACTTTTTTCACTACTCCCCAAGCTACATTTCCGAAACCTGAAACAGTGAATGTTTTACCTTTAACTTCTTCCCCAATAGTATGAAGCATCTGCTCGCAGAAGTAAACCACACCATAACCAGTAGCTTCTGGTCTGATTAATGAACCACCGTATGCTAAACCTTTACCAGTAAGAACTCCAGTAAACTCATTTCTGATTCTCTTATATTGACCGAAAAGGTAACCAATTTCTCTAGCACCTACTCCTATATCTCCTGCAGGAACATCGGTTTCTGGACCGATGTGTTTACACATTTCTGTCATGAAAGATTGGCAGAATCTCATGATCTCATTATTGGATTTACCTTGTGGATCGAAATCTGAACCTCCTTTTCCACCACCCATAGGTAAAGTAGTCAAAGAGTTTTTGAAAACTTGTTCAAATGCTAAAAATTTTAGCACTGATAGGTTTACCGTAGGATGGAATCTGATTCCTCCTTTATATGGCCCGATTGCAGAGTTCATTTGAATTCTGAAACCTCTATTCACCTGAATTTCACCTTTATCATCCACCCAAGGAACTCTGAAGATGATTACTCTTTCAGGCTCCGCCATTCTCTCTAGAAGCTTCATTCCTCGGTATTCTTCTTTAGTGGCAATAAAAGGAATAACTGTAACCGCTACCTCCTTTACTGCTTGTAGAAATTCTGGCTCATTTGGGTTTTTTGCTTCAATTTTTGCAACGAACTCTTGTATTTTTTGTTCGATAGTATTTTGTTCCATAGATGTTATGAATTATTACAGACAAATATAAATTTTTTTTCTATTCTCACAACAATTATTTTAACTTTAATGAAAATTATATAAATTATGCTAAAAATTTTATTAAATTCATAATTATAATGTTTCTATTAAGGAAAACATGATGTTATGTGAAAAATAATGAAATATTAAAAAATCATGAATTTTTAAATTACAGAATATTGCTTTCCAGAAAGTGCTTTGATGTATCCTTTTAACTCAAAATCAAGCAAAACGGGCAACAATTTGTAAGGAGGAATGTCTAATTTTTCACTCAAGTCGTCTAACGAAATTTGAGGCTGAGAAGCAATCGTGTTATAAATGGGTTGCAGCTCTTTATTCAACTTAATTTCTTTTGCTTCAAAAAGACTTCCTATCTTTTCTTTTTCTTTACCCAATTGCAATTCAACTAATATTTCTTCAAAATTTTGTAAAATTCTGGCTTTGTTCTGTGCGATAAGCAGATTACAACCTTGGCTGTACTTATCATTGATTTTTCCAGGCAGCGCAAAAACCTCTCTGTTATAATCATTGGCATAACTTACTGTACTCAAAGAGCCGCCACCAAAAGCGGTTTCTACCACAATGGTAACAGGCGAAAATCCTGCTACAATTCTGTTTCTTTGCAAAAAATGTTCTCGGTTTGGTTTATCATGAGAATTAAATTCTGTGAGCAAAGCGCCATCTTCTTCTAAAATATCTGCAGCTAATTTTTTATGCTGAGAAGGATAGATAAGATGCAAACCATGGGCTAAAACGCCCACTGTTTTGAGTTTGTTTTTCAAGGCTTCAGCATGAGCGCAGCCATCTGTTCCGAGTGCCAAACCACTTACTATGAGAACTTTTTTATTTTTTAAAATTTCTAAAAATTCTTCAATAAAATGTTTACCATAACCCGTCATGTTTCTAGTTCCTATAATGGAAACCGGAGTTAAACTTTCGTCTAAACTTCCTTTTTGGTAAAGTATTGCTGGAGCATCATCACAGTTAGAAAGCAGTTTTGGAAGTTCTTTTAGATGGCGAAGATTAATTTTAATGTTATTTTTTTGACAGAAATCAATTTCTTTTTCTGCGAATTGCAGATATTTTTCGTTACCAATTTCTTGAGTGATTTTCGAGCCAATTCCCGGAATTTCTTTCAGCAATTTCTTAGAAAGACGCCAAGTTTCTTTGGCAGAACCTGTAATTTCTACCAACTTCATAAAATTCACATCGCCAATGAGCGGAGTAGCGCGTAACGCTATGGAATAAAGATGTTCTTCATGTAACATTCTCAAAAATAAGAAAAAATCGCTTTACTTTTTTCTAAGTTTATCTAAATGTTCCCAGATTTCTTCTTTCTTTTTCTGCGGCATTTCTAGAAAATGCTCAGGGTGATTTTCGATGTACTCTTGCCAGAGTTTATCATCTTTTTCGCTATAATAATTCGGGAATTCCCAAATGAATTTTTTCTTTTTTTCTTGATGTTTTTTTCTAAAAATCAGTGCTAGAGAAATGCCTACCACAGCTCCAGAAAGGTGTGCTTGCCAAGAAATACGACTGGGTTCTTCTAATCGATAGAACAATTCTTCTGGAAAAATCCCCCAGATTAAACTTCCGTAATACAATGCCACTAAAAGTGAAACGGTAAGCAGTTTTTTATCTTTTCTGAAAATTCCACTGAAGAATAAGAAAAATGCAAGCATGTATACAATTCCGCTCGCTCCGATGATGCAGGTATAAGCTGCTTCTTGTCCGAAAAAATTCATAGGAGGCAGTAACCAAACTACGAGTCCCGTCACAATCCATCCATAGAAAAATACTGGATTGGCTAATTTAGGATAAAACTGATAGAGCAAGAAAAGCAATGCTGCAATGGGCACAGAATTACTGGCAATGTGTTCTAAATTCCCGTGTAAAAGCGGAGAAAATATTACGCCTTTTAAGCCTTCTGGAACCAAAGGAATAAGGGAGCCTTCACAATTTTCTACAAAACCAATATGTTGTAAAAAGAAACCTAACCACATGTCAGAGAGCATGAAGAGAGGAATTAAAAGCGCTTTGATGTGGATGGTGTTTTTTAGCATAAATAAAATGTGACTAAATAAATGCCATGACAATTTTATGGAAAATTTGACTATAAATTCCCGAATTTTTTAAAAATTATAGACAAAAAGTAAGATTTTTTCGTTTTCAAGACTTCCATTCGTTTTACAAATTGTATTTTTGGACTGGTTTTTTAAATTTTGAAAATGAAGAAGTTGTTAATTTTTGTGTTCGGTTGTCTATCTATACATGTGTATTACTCCCAAATTGAGAGTAAAAAAATACTAGATTCCATAAGCGCAGAAAACTGGAAAAAAAACATTCCTAACTTAGATTCTTTGGCAGAAATTAATTTACAAAAAATAGATGTAAAGCACAAAGACACCATTATTCTAAAAACCGATAAAATCATTGCAGAACTCGGCACAGAGATTCCTATTACACCGTTTCAATTGATTAAAACTAAGGAAGAAAAAAAATGGTATTTCTATGGTCAAAACAATATGGTTTTTAACCAAGCGAGTTTCAGCAACTGGAATTCTGGAGGAAATAACAACATAGGTGTTTTGGGAAAGATTAATTACAATATAAGTTTTAAAAAACGCAAACATTACTTAGAAAATAATTTCCAGATAGGATATGGGATTGTAGCAGCAAGTGGACAAACCACCAGAAAAACAGAAGATTACATTAATATCATGGCAAATTATGGTTATGATTTAGGAAGAAATTATTATTTGTCTTCTGGTTTGCAGTTTATTTCTCAGTTTGCGCCAGGTTATAACTATGTGAAAACCCCGAGCCCGAATTTTGATGACAGAATTTCTAAATTTTTAGCACCAGCATACATCAATACGGGTATTGGTATTTCGTATAATCCCAATGAGAATTTCCAAGTGATTTTTAGACCTATTAATGGTAAGTTTACCATTGTAGCCGATAAGCATTTGCAAAAAGTAGGTTTTTACGGTTTGGAAAAAGATGGGCAAAGCCTCAGAAAAGAGTTAGGAGCCATGGTGAATATTTTGTACAGACAAAAAATTTATAAAGACATTAATCTGGTGAATCAATTGAATTTCTTCACCAATTATTTATATCATACAGAACGAGTAGATTTCTCGTACAATGGTCAATTGAACTTTAGAATTAATAAATTGATTTCTACCAATGTAAATGTAGATTTATTGTACGATCATGACCAAATCAAAAGAATGCAGTTTAAGCAAACGCTTGGGATAGGTTTTACCTATAATCTTGGTATCGAAAATCAAGATAAACCCAAAATTAAAAAAGTAAAGCCTTTTTTATAATAATTGTCCGTAAACTTCGTTAATAAAATAGAAATTAGACTTTTTTATATATGGTGCAAAATTACGCTCAGTAATCAAAATGTTATAAGATTTTCAGATAATTCTATAAATTTTCTTTAGGAATGATTTTGAAAATTTGTACTATCAAAAAACAAAAAGTTTAATTGTGAAAAATTTATTTTTATCTTTCGCTGCCATCGCAGCTTTATCGTTGGTTTCATGTAATTCTTCAGATGATTCAGGAAACACAGCAAAGTTGAATGTTAAGTTAACAGATGCTCCCGCAAAATATGATGCGGTAAAAATCGACATTAAAAGCGTAGAAATTAACTCAGACCAATCTGGTTGGAATACTTTCTCTGTTATAAAACCTGGCGTATATAATCTTCTAGATTTCAGAAACGGAATGGATATGCTTCTAGCAGAAGCAGAATTGCCTGCTGGCACCATTTCTCAGATGAGATTGGTTTTAGGAACTAATAATTCTGTAGTTATAGACGGCGTAGAATATCCACTATCTACTCCTTCTGCAATGCAGAGTGGACTAAAATTTAACTGGCATCAAACACTTGCAGCTGGTGGCGCTTATAATGTTTGGATAGATTTTGACGCAGGCCGTTCTATCGTAAAACAAGGAAACGGAACCTATGCTTTAAAACCAGTAATCAGAACTTTTTCTGAATTAACAGACGGACAAATCAAAGGATATGTTTTACCACAAGATGCTAAATCATTAATTCATGTGATTAATGTAAATGACACCATAGCTACTGCTTTGCCGAATGCAGATGGTTTTTTCATGTTCAAAGGTTTACCTTCTGCTACGTATAAAGTTTCTTATGATGCAGATGCTTCTACAGGTTATGGAGATGTAAACAAAGAAAATGTATCGGTAACTTATGGTCAAGTAACTAATCTAGGTACTACTACTTTAGTAAAACCAAATTAATAAAAATACTAAAAGAGAAATCCACCAAATTTTTGGTGGATTTTTTATTTGATAAGTTAATAACAAGCAGAGACCTTCTTATAAGCCCTGAAAATTAAGCATTCCAAAATTCTCTATCCAGACTTCTGTATTGTATCGCTTCAGAAATATGATGAGAAAGAATATGTTCTGATTGTTCTAAATCTGCAATAGTTCTAGAAACCTTCAAAATCCTGTCATAAGCTCTCGCCGAAAGATTTAGTTTTTCCATGGCGTTTTTGATGAGATTTTTAGAATCTTCATTCAGTTCACAGTATTTTTCTAATTCTTTAGGGCCGATTTGAGCATTGTAACTGATGTCTAAATCTTGGTAGCGAACATTTTGCATTTCTCTGGCTTTCAAAACGCGTTCTCTTATTGCAATACTGCTTTCACCTTTTCTTCTGTCTGAAAGTTGCTCGAATTCTACTTTTTGAACTTCGATGTGAATATCAATTCTATCCAACAAAGGTCCAGAAAGTTTATTCATGTAGCGTTGCATTTCAAATTGAGACGAAGTATTATTAGGATCATCAGGGAAATAACCACTTGGTGAAGGATTCATACTTGCCACCAGCATAAAACTTGCAGGATAATTCACCGAAAATCTCGCTCTGGAAATCGTCACTTCTCGGTCTTCCAACGGTTGACGCATTACTTCCAGAACTGTTCTTTTAAATTCTGGCATTTCATCCAGAAATAAAACTCCATTATGCGCCAAAGAAATTTCGCCAGGTTGAGGATAACTTCCGCCACCAACTAGAGCCACGTCAGAAATCGTGTGATGAGGTGAACGAAACGGACGAACTGTCATCAAAGAATTATTGGCGCCCATTTTTCCTGCCACAGAATGAATTTTGGTAGTTTCCAAAGCTTCTTTCATGGTTAATGGTGGCAAAATACTCGGAACGCGTTTAGCGAGCATGGTTTTTCCACTTCCGGGAGGACCGATGAGAATAATATTGTGACCACCAGCTGCGGCAACTTCCATCGCACGTTTTGCGGTTTCTTGTCCTTTCACTTCAGAAAAATCAAAAGGAAAATGGTCTATTTTTTCTTGAAACTCTTTTCGGGTGTCAAATTCTGTTCTTTCCAGCGGAATATCTTCGTTAAAGAAATCAATAACTTGTTTAATGTTTTCTACGCCGTAAACTTCCAGATTGTTGACAATAGCGGCTTCTCTTACATTTTGCTTTGGTAAAATAATGCCTTTGAAACCTTCTTCTCTGGCTTTTATGGCAATCGGCAGAACGCCTTTTATCGGTTGCAAACCTCCGTCAAGGGAAAGTTCGCCCATGATGATATATTTTTCTAAATTTTCGGCTTTTATTAAGTCTGAAGCAGCCAAAATCCCAATAGCAATGCTTAAATCATAGGCAGAACCTTCTTTGCGCAAATCTGCAGGAGCCATGTTGATGGTGATTTTCTTACCCGGAATTTTGTAGCCTACATTTTTGAGTGCGGCATTAATTCTATAGCTGCTTTCTTTAATGGCATTATCTGGTAAGCCTACAAGATGATAGCCTACTCCGCCTGTGTCTACATTAACTTCTATAGTGATGGTTTGCGCCGATACGCCATGAATAGCGCTCCCGAAAATCTTTACTAGCATTTTGGTTATTAGTTTTTTACAAAAGTAAAAGTAAGGATTTTTTTGAAAAAGAAATATCACATTTTTAAATTTTAGGTTTTATTAAAAAATATCATTTCCTAATAAAACGAAAAAAAGGAGGAATTGTTCACTTATTTTTTATACAGATTTGCACAACTCATATTCGGGTTAAATTTGACTTAAGTTTTAGGTTTGTTCGTGGTTTGTTCGTAATTTATGGTACTTTTCCGAGTCTGATTCGAAGGAAACACGAACAAACCACGAGCAAACCCCAAGCAAAACTCCTATTTGACTGCTAGAAAACTCAAAGGATTGCCCATAAAAAAATCCGCTTTTTGCGGATTTCTAGAGTTTATTTTTTTGTTATAGTTACGGATTAGAAATCCGCCTATCGTTAGTTAAAATTTGTAAGCACGGAATCCATCAATTGATAATCCTCCAGTTAAATTGTTATAGGGCTGGGCTTCAGCCTCATTTCCCCATCTTTGTAATCTAGGAGAAGCGCCAGGGGTACATCCTCCGCTTGTAAACAAAATAGGATTTAAAGTTAAGTAAATATCTGTTGCTTGTGTTATGTTTAATATAAAAGAATTTGTAATAGTAAAAGAGCCCATACCGTTTTTTATTGCGTTGTATAGAGTATTCCATGTTCCAGGGATAGCCCTTCCACCACTTAGATCAGTGTTATTGCTGTATTGTTTAGTGGTTACTAATAATTCTACAGCTCCTGTATTACATGTGCCTGTATCTATAAGTCCATAGTCCCCTGATATGTATACACTATATGTTCCCACTTCTGTCAATGTTAATTTAGCAATGCTGTTATATCTAGAAACAGGAATGCTATTGTTTGTTGCTGCAGTAGCGTTATTCAATAACCAAGTACTTTCAACGATTGTTTTTGGTGCTTTGTCTTGCCATGTTGCCACCCCATTGGCATCAGAAGTCAATACTCTACCATTCGCTTCTGTACCATCTTTAATCTGCAGAGCGCCATTGGTGGTTCCGTTATTTACAATCAGTCTAGAGTTGGTTCCGCCGGTGGGAACTGTTGTGGCTCCTATAAGCACTTTACCTGTATTGGTAACTCTAGTACGTTCGGTATTATTGGTCTTGGTAACGAAGTCTACATTATCGGTAGTGCCAATAAAATTGGTAGTTGCAGAGGTTCCTGTATTTCCACTCGTTTTCCAAAAGTTACTGGCGCCTGAGCCTACCTTTTGCCATAAGCTTCCATCAAAAAAATAGTAGCCAGTATCAGTAATATTAGGGGTTTGTGTATTAGCAGCAGCTGCAGTAATCTCTGCTGCCGTAGCTGAGGTAATGTATACTAATGTACCTTTTTGGTTTGTTCCGTATAGGGCGGTTCCTTTGGCATTAAGCTCTGTAAGGGTGAGGCGTGGTGCCTGTATTCCTGTAATATCAGAAGTGAGTAGATTACCAAAAGCATCTTTTTTGCCACTTACATCTAGAGTAGAAGTAGGGGTGTTAGTGTTTACTCCCACTCTGCCATCTTGTGCATAAGCTTGTGTGGTAAATGACACAAGTAAAAATGCTGTTAAAAAAATATTTTTTCTCATTATTTGTACTTTTTTAGGTTTAGATTCATTATAAGTAGGGGCTTGCCTTACCATAAATACATCTGTTTTCAGATGTTTTTTTATAGCACAAATTAAAGATTTTAAGATGAGATGTGCAAACTACATATTTGTAGTTTGCATGTCTATATGTCTATGATTTTTGTCATAGAATGTGATATCGGGGTACGTAATTGATGGTACTTTTCCGAGTCTGATTCGAAGGAAACACGAACAAACCACGAGCAAACCACGAGCAAGACTCCTAAAAGACTGCTTTTTGAGTGCTACTTACTTGGTGAAATTTTTATCAAGAAAAAAGAAAATGCACCCAACAAAAAACCCCAACTTGCGCTGAGGTTTTCTTCGAAATTATATTAGAAAAACTATGCTTCTACTTTTTCAGCAGCATGTTTTTTCACGAGGTCTTGTTGTACATTGGCAGGAACCAATTGGTAGTCACTAAATTTCATTGAGAATTTTGCTCTACCTCCTGTTAATGAACGTAGTGTAGAACCGTAATCGTTCATTTCAGCCAATGGAACTTCGGCCATAATTTTTTGATAATGACCTTCGCTATCCATACCAGAAATCATGGCACGTCTGGTTTGTAAATCTCCCATTACATCACCAGTACATTCGTCTGGAGCTAGAATTTCTACATGATACATAGGTTCTAGCAATTGAGGATGCGCATTGTGGAACGCTTCTTTAAACGCGCCAGAAGCTGCCAATTGGAAAGAAATATCATTAGAGTCTACACTGTGCATTTTTCCGTCATATACAGAAACTCTGATGTTTTGGCAGTGTGAACCAGTTAATGGACCTTCTTTTAACTGTTGCATAATTCCTTTTTTAATTGCGCCGATGTATCGAGAATCTATCGCTCCACCTACGATACACCAGTAGAATGCAAATTTTCCGCCCCAAGGTAAATCTTCGAATTCTTTGCTTCTAATGTTTACACCTTCTGGTTCTGGCATTCCTTCGTAGTAGTTTTCTACTCTCATGTGAATTTCACCAAATTGTCCAGCTCCACCAGATTGTTTTTTGTGTCTGTAATCTGCTTCTGCTTTTCCAGTGATGGTTTCGCGGTAAGAAATTTTAGGATTTTTCATTTCCATTTTTACTCCGAAATCTTTTTCGAGACGATATTTTACCAAGTCTAGGTGCAACTGACCTTGTCCTCCTAAAATGGCTTCGTGAGTATCATGGTCTATTTCTACTTTTAATGTAGGATCTTCTTCTTTAAGTTTATTAAGTGCAGCAAAAAGTTTTTCGGTTTCTGCTGTATTTTCTACGAAAACAGCTTTTCTAAGTCTGCTTTCTGGGAATTTCATAGATTCTATTTTTCTATCAGTCCCTTTAGAATTAAGGGTATTGTTAGAATGTCCGCTTTTAAGTTTTACGGTAACGCCCAGGTCACCAGCAACTAATTTATCTACGGCGGTTCTCTCTTTTCCTTCTGCTACGAAAATTTGAGAAATTCTTTCGAGTTCACCATTATTGGCATTGATGAGTTCATCACCTGGTTTTATTTCACCAGAGAATACTTTGAAATAAGAAACTACACCAACTTGCGGTTCAGATTGAGTTTTGTATATGAAAATAGTGGTTTTGTCTGCAGAATTACAAGTTAAAACTTCTCCATTTTCTAGTTTGCTACCAAAACGGTCAGCTGGAGATGGAGCGATATCATCTATAAATCCCATAATTCTACCAGAACCCATATCTTTAGCACCAGATGCTACAAATACTGGGAAGAAATCATGTTTAGCTAGACCGATGGTTAAGCCTTTTGCTAATTCTTCTTCAGAAAGATTTCCTTCTTCGAAATATTTTTCCATTAATCCTTCTTCGTTTTCGGCAGCCATTTCTACTAGTGCATTGTGCATTTCATTGGCTCTAGCCATTTCAGATTCAGGGATTGGTTTTTTCTCTGGTTTTCCACCAGTTGCAGGAAACTCATACATTACCATTCTTAAGGCATCCACAATTTGGTTAAAACCATCACCAGAATTAAGTGGATATTGAATAGGAATAACTTTGCTTCCAAATCTATTTTTAAGTTGTTCTAGAGTAGTATCATAATCAGCTTTTAGGTGATCCATCTGATTAATCACGAAAATAGCAGGGGTTTGATAATCTTCTACATATTCCCAAACCAATTCAGTTCCTACTTCTACACCAGCAGAAGCATTTACCATAATAAGTGCGGTATCTGCTACTTTTAAGTTGGCAATAACTTCACCTACGAAATCGTCAAAACCAGGGGTATCTAAAATGTTGATTTTATTTTTTTTCCAATTCACGAACATTTGATGTGAGAAAATCGTGTTTTCGCGTTCGTGTTCTAGGTCGGTATTGTCGGAAACGGTGTTGTGTTGTTCTACAGTTCCTCTTCTTTTGATAGCTCCACCTTCGTAGAGCATGGTTTCTATAAATGTAGTTTTACCGCTTCCTGAATGCCCGAGTAAAACTACGTTACGGAGGTCTTTAGTGTTAGTGCTCATATCTTTTGATATTTTAAAATTATTTTCATCTATAATGTCTGATTTTTATTAAAATTCAGACGGAATGCACAATGCAATTCCTTATGAGGCGAAAATTTTTAAAATCAAGAATGTCTTAAAAGGCACTTTGAATGTAAAAATTTAGGTTATTAAAATTACAAAAGATTTTAATACAATGTAAATTTTGTAACATGATTTTTGAAAGGTTGAGAATTGCTGGGTGATGGAAGTTGGGTGCAAGGTGTTTAAATAAGGAAAATATATTTTCAAGAAAACATCCATCACCCATCTTCTAACTTCCAGCAAAATTTTACTACTTTTATCAAAATTTTTAAAGAAAATGGTTTTAAGTAGAATTTGGAGCGCATTTATTATTGTGGCCATTGTAGTGGCAAGTATTAAATATTTATTTAGCGATAACTACAAAGCAATTTATAATGATTTGGTGGTAGGAAAAAGTGGAGACACGGTTCAAATTGCCAAAGTTCCTGTTCAAAAACTTTCTGCGGAAATACAGAAATCTTTAACCGAAAATCCAGACACAGAAATTGCGAGAATTAATTACAAGAAAGATTCTATCAATCAAGTGGCAGTGTATAGAGTTCAAAAAGCAGATGGTGTAATCTCTACTAGTAAAACTG contains the following coding sequences:
- a CDS encoding rhomboid family intramembrane serine protease, producing MLKNTIHIKALLIPLFMLSDMWLGFFLQHIGFVENCEGSLIPLVPEGLKGVIFSPLLHGNLEHIASNSVPIAALLFLLYQFYPKLANPVFFYGWIVTGLVVWLLPPMNFFGQEAAYTCIIGASGIVYMLAFFLFFSGIFRKDKKLLTVSLLVALYYGSLIWGIFPEELFYRLEEPSRISWQAHLSGAVVGISLALIFRKKHQEKKKKFIWEFPNYYSEKDDKLWQEYIENHPEHFLEMPQKKKEEIWEHLDKLRKK
- a CDS encoding elongation factor G codes for the protein MSTNTKDLRNVVLLGHSGSGKTTFIETMLYEGGAIKRRGTVEQHNTVSDNTDLEHERENTIFSHQMFVNWKKNKINILDTPGFDDFVGEVIANLKVADTALIMVNASAGVEVGTELVWEYVEDYQTPAIFVINQMDHLKADYDTTLEQLKNRFGSKVIPIQYPLNSGDGFNQIVDALRMVMYEFPATGGKPEKKPIPESEMARANEMHNALVEMAAENEEGLMEKYFEEGNLSEEELAKGLTIGLAKHDFFPVFVASGAKDMGSGRIMGFIDDIAPSPADRFGSKLENGEVLTCNSADKTTIFIYKTQSEPQVGVVSYFKVFSGEIKPGDELINANNGELERISQIFVAEGKERTAVDKLVAGDLGVTVKLKSGHSNNTLNSKGTDRKIESMKFPESRLRKAVFVENTAETEKLFAALNKLKEEDPTLKVEIDHDTHEAILGGQGQLHLDLVKYRLEKDFGVKMEMKNPKISYRETITGKAEADYRHKKQSGGAGQFGEIHMRVENYYEGMPEPEGVNIRSKEFEDLPWGGKFAFYWCIVGGAIDSRYIGAIKKGIMQQLKEGPLTGSHCQNIRVSVYDGKMHSVDSNDISFQLAASGAFKEAFHNAHPQLLEPMYHVEILAPDECTGDVMGDLQTRRAMISGMDSEGHYQKIMAEVPLAEMNDYGSTLRSLTGGRAKFSMKFSDYQLVPANVQQDLVKKHAAEKVEA
- a CDS encoding YifB family Mg chelatase-like AAA ATPase; this encodes MLVKIFGSAIHGVSAQTITIEVNVDTGGVGYHLVGLPDNAIKESSYRINAALKNVGYKIPGKKITINMAPADLRKEGSAYDLSIAIGILAASDLIKAENLEKYIIMGELSLDGGLQPIKGVLPIAIKAREEGFKGIILPKQNVREAAIVNNLEVYGVENIKQVIDFFNEDIPLERTEFDTRKEFQEKIDHFPFDFSEVKGQETAKRAMEVAAAGGHNIILIGPPGSGKTMLAKRVPSILPPLTMKEALETTKIHSVAGKMGANNSLMTVRPFRSPHHTISDVALVGGGSYPQPGEISLAHNGVLFLDEMPEFKRTVLEVMRQPLEDREVTISRARFSVNYPASFMLVASMNPSPSGYFPDDPNNTSSQFEMQRYMNKLSGPLLDRIDIHIEVQKVEFEQLSDRRKGESSIAIRERVLKAREMQNVRYQDLDISYNAQIGPKELEKYCELNEDSKNLIKNAMEKLNLSARAYDRILKVSRTIADLEQSEHILSHHISEAIQYRSLDREFWNA
- the dprA gene encoding DNA-processing protein DprA; its protein translation is MLHEEHLYSIALRATPLIGDVNFMKLVEITGSAKETWRLSKKLLKEIPGIGSKITQEIGNEKYLQFAEKEIDFCQKNNIKINLRHLKELPKLLSNCDDAPAILYQKGSLDESLTPVSIIGTRNMTGYGKHFIEEFLEILKNKKVLIVSGLALGTDGCAHAEALKNKLKTVGVLAHGLHLIYPSQHKKLAADILEEDGALLTEFNSHDKPNREHFLQRNRIVAGFSPVTIVVETAFGGGSLSTVSYANDYNREVFALPGKINDKYSQGCNLLIAQNKARILQNFEEILVELQLGKEKEKIGSLFEAKEIKLNKELQPIYNTIASQPQISLDDLSEKLDIPPYKLLPVLLDFELKGYIKALSGKQYSVI
- the gdhA gene encoding NADP-specific glutamate dehydrogenase; translation: MEQNTIEQKIQEFVAKIEAKNPNEPEFLQAVKEVAVTVIPFIATKEEYRGMKLLERMAEPERVIIFRVPWVDDKGEIQVNRGFRIQMNSAIGPYKGGIRFHPTVNLSVLKFLAFEQVFKNSLTTLPMGGGKGGSDFDPQGKSNNEIMRFCQSFMTEMCKHIGPETDVPAGDIGVGAREIGYLFGQYKRIRNEFTGVLTGKGLAYGGSLIRPEATGYGVVYFCEQMLHTIGEEVKGKTFTVSGFGNVAWGVVKKVNELGGKVLTISGPDGYIYDKDGISGEKIDYMLEMRASGTNRAEDFAKKFPSAEFHAGKRPWEVKCDVAIPAATQNELHLEDAQKLVSNGVICVTEAANMPSTLDAINYFLDNKVLFSPGKASNAGGVATSGLEMTQNSIRLNWSSEEVDARLKEIMIGIHNACRKYGKEENGYVNYVKGANIAGFVKVAEAMLAQGVV
- a CDS encoding DUF3078 domain-containing protein; translation: MKKLLIFVFGCLSIHVYYSQIESKKILDSISAENWKKNIPNLDSLAEINLQKIDVKHKDTIILKTDKIIAELGTEIPITPFQLIKTKEEKKWYFYGQNNMVFNQASFSNWNSGGNNNIGVLGKINYNISFKKRKHYLENNFQIGYGIVAASGQTTRKTEDYINIMANYGYDLGRNYYLSSGLQFISQFAPGYNYVKTPSPNFDDRISKFLAPAYINTGIGISYNPNENFQVIFRPINGKFTIVADKHLQKVGFYGLEKDGQSLRKELGAMVNILYRQKIYKDINLVNQLNFFTNYLYHTERVDFSYNGQLNFRINKLISTNVNVDLLYDHDQIKRMQFKQTLGIGFTYNLGIENQDKPKIKKVKPFL
- a CDS encoding DUF4382 domain-containing protein yields the protein MKNLFLSFAAIAALSLVSCNSSDDSGNTAKLNVKLTDAPAKYDAVKIDIKSVEINSDQSGWNTFSVIKPGVYNLLDFRNGMDMLLAEAELPAGTISQMRLVLGTNNSVVIDGVEYPLSTPSAMQSGLKFNWHQTLAAGGAYNVWIDFDAGRSIVKQGNGTYALKPVIRTFSELTDGQIKGYVLPQDAKSLIHVINVNDTIATALPNADGFFMFKGLPSATYKVSYDADASTGYGDVNKENVSVTYGQVTNLGTTTLVKPN